From Ignavibacteria bacterium:
AAACATTTAAACACATCTACATTGACTAAAAAAACGGCTGCTAACACGGGGCTTAGCGAAATTTGTTTTTGAAGGGGTGATGTGCTTAGTGGAAGTGTTGGGCATTTAATTTAGATTAGCGTTGATGCAAAAAATGCGAACCACTTTTGGGTATTCTTCTCGTTTCTATTGTTCGCATTTTTTGCGGCAAGTATCGGTATTTCTATCCCTTAAAAACAAACTCCGCCAAGCCCCGGCTCGTTAGTAGCCATTTTAGTGCAACATTAAATAAACAGACAATTAACAACGTAAAAAGAAAAATATGGAAAAGAAACATCAGGTTCACAACCTAATTATTTTAGACGAAAGTGGTTCAATGTCGTCTATTAAAAACACAATTATTCAAGGTTTCAACGAATTAGTGCAGACAATTCAGGGAATTGAAAAACAATTTCCCGAACAGGAACATTTTATCTCATTCGTGTCATTTAACGGCTTAGGGCAAAAATTGCTTCACTTTATTGACCCCGCAAGCAAACTCAAACAAATAAACGACACGAGCTATAATCCTGACGCTTCTACACCACTATTTGACGCAATGGGTTTTAGCATTAACAAGCTGAAACAATCATTGCAAGGACAAACAGACTATAATGTTCTTGTTACAATCTTGACAGACGGAGAAGAAAACGCTTCAAAAGAATTCTCGGGCAGCGATATAAAAAAACTTGTTGAAGAACTTAAACAAAATCGTTGGACATTTACATACATTGGGACAGACCACGATGTAGAAAAAATTGCAATTTCGCTTTCCATCAACAACACAATGGTTTTTGAAAAAAATGAAGCTGACATTAAAAAAATGTTTAAGAAAGACAGA
This genomic window contains:
- a CDS encoding VWA domain-containing protein, encoding MEKKHQVHNLIILDESGSMSSIKNTIIQGFNELVQTIQGIEKQFPEQEHFISFVSFNGLGQKLLHFIDPASKLKQINDTSYNPDASTPLFDAMGFSINKLKQSLQGQTDYNVLVTILTDGEENASKEFSGSDIKKLVEELKQNRWTFTYIGTDHDVEKIAISLSINNTMVFEKNEADIKKMFKKDRSSRASYSKKIRFNEDTTSNYFEDTEDDKEKK